One genomic window of Corynebacterium pseudotuberculosis includes the following:
- the steA gene encoding putative cytokinetic ring protein SteA, whose product MQPMSLFSRSADLPGLHAVTRDCSSRGKGFRRLSKGDIAVIDAPDISRPLAQELIEAKPAAVVNTGQFSTGVIPNFGPQMLLDAGILLVEGVGVDIWTTLKDGKKARLTQDGQLFYGEKLIASGSVLDTVRAEAQFVDAQQSLVERMEAYFGNTIQFIHAEAPLLIDGLGVPDTGANLRGKKVLVVSPGPQHRGQVKNLRNFIREYEPVLIGVDSAADTLVELGYKPDYIVGDPSGVGAEALRSGARVILPAEPDGHALGLERIQDLGIGAMTFPTSVDTATDLALLLADFHGADLIVSCGAHFDLESIFSERTYATPAALLTRVKIGARLVDSEAIEKLYTVRSGGSIAWLWAILGVLVAIAAVVVIAGTAGDGSFTQNLIDTWNNIALAFQGLFK is encoded by the coding sequence ATGCAACCCATGAGTCTGTTCTCTCGATCCGCTGACCTTCCAGGCCTTCATGCAGTGACACGCGACTGCTCGTCGCGAGGAAAAGGCTTTAGACGTCTGAGCAAAGGGGATATCGCAGTTATTGATGCCCCCGATATTTCTCGGCCTCTGGCCCAAGAACTGATAGAAGCGAAACCTGCAGCTGTTGTGAACACTGGGCAGTTTTCCACCGGCGTTATTCCGAACTTTGGTCCGCAGATGCTGCTTGATGCGGGGATCCTTCTTGTTGAAGGCGTCGGTGTGGACATTTGGACGACTCTTAAAGACGGCAAGAAAGCTCGACTAACGCAAGATGGCCAACTTTTTTATGGCGAGAAGCTTATTGCCTCAGGTTCTGTTCTTGATACAGTGCGTGCAGAAGCACAGTTTGTTGACGCGCAGCAGTCACTTGTAGAACGGATGGAAGCATATTTTGGCAACACCATCCAATTTATTCATGCTGAGGCTCCACTCCTTATTGATGGCCTAGGTGTACCAGACACTGGGGCGAATCTGAGGGGAAAGAAAGTCCTTGTGGTAAGTCCTGGTCCGCAGCACCGTGGGCAGGTCAAAAATCTACGTAATTTTATCCGTGAGTATGAGCCAGTATTGATTGGCGTGGATTCTGCCGCAGATACACTCGTGGAACTTGGATATAAGCCTGATTATATAGTTGGTGACCCTTCGGGCGTGGGAGCGGAAGCGCTAAGAAGTGGCGCGCGCGTCATATTGCCTGCGGAGCCGGACGGACATGCCTTAGGGCTGGAGCGCATCCAAGATTTAGGCATCGGTGCGATGACTTTCCCAACGTCGGTAGATACTGCTACCGACCTGGCGCTTTTGCTTGCTGATTTCCACGGTGCAGACTTGATTGTTAGCTGTGGGGCTCACTTTGATTTGGAATCGATCTTCTCTGAGCGGACCTATGCTACGCCAGCTGCACTCCTTACAAGAGTAAAAATTGGTGCGAGGCTCGTAGACTCTGAGGCCATTGAGAAGCTTTACACGGTCCGCTCTGGCGGAAGCATTGCTTGGCTGTGGGCGATACTCGGGGTTTTAGTGGCTATTGCGGCAGTTGTTGTAATCGCAGGCACAGCCGGCGATGGAAGTTTTACGCAAAACCTCATTGATACGTGGAATAACATTGCCTTGGCCTTCCAAGGGTTGTTCAAATAG
- the recN gene encoding DNA repair protein RecN has product MLADIAIENLGAIPHASLELSGGLTVLTGETGAGKTMVVTGLRLLTGGRADAQRVRSGADRAAVEGRFVLDGVSGTIAEHGREIVDSVGGILDENGEVIASRTVSAQGRSKAYLGGRAVPAASLSDFSAELLTIHGQNDQLRLLNSDRQRDALDRFDPAIAPLAEECAHAFKNWRKLDRDYQGRLKSRMELAQEVDRLEFAIKEISDIDPQPGEDAAIQSLIRRLQDVDELREQAATALGAIDGAEALSEFGGYEGSDAVAASDLVGQAFSAVQNSSDPVLRGIAEQLDQVTTILAELSGELGKYLSELPMDADQLEQSLQRQQALKALTRKYAPDIEGVLRWRMKAEEKLESIDVSPEALEELKRSVSRAAKKLDAANKKLSQARSKAAKKLSLKVTEEIQGLSMPKAIFSVDIQHTGLSMYGTDSIEFRLAPNSQTDPRPLASSASGGELSRVMLALEVILSAGARGTTLVFDEVDAGVGGRAAVEIGRRLAKLAQWNQVIVVTHLAQVAAYADTHLHVAKNVGDVSVASGVENLSDDRRVEELSRMLAGLENTESGRAHAAELLNKARSEILEWRAEKG; this is encoded by the coding sequence ATGCTTGCAGACATTGCCATTGAAAACCTCGGTGCGATACCTCACGCTTCACTTGAGCTGAGCGGTGGACTGACTGTCCTTACAGGCGAGACCGGTGCGGGTAAAACAATGGTTGTAACCGGTTTAAGGTTGCTCACGGGCGGTCGGGCTGATGCGCAACGTGTACGTTCGGGGGCGGATCGTGCCGCAGTGGAGGGACGTTTTGTCCTGGATGGCGTCAGCGGAACTATCGCGGAGCATGGACGTGAGATTGTCGATTCAGTAGGAGGGATTCTAGATGAAAATGGGGAGGTTATTGCGTCGCGTACCGTGAGCGCTCAAGGGCGCTCTAAAGCGTATTTAGGCGGACGAGCTGTCCCCGCTGCTAGTCTTTCGGATTTTTCTGCCGAACTACTTACGATTCATGGACAAAACGATCAATTAAGACTTTTAAACTCGGATCGGCAACGGGACGCTTTAGATCGGTTTGATCCAGCTATAGCTCCTTTGGCGGAAGAATGTGCCCATGCTTTTAAAAACTGGAGGAAGCTTGATAGGGACTATCAAGGCCGTCTTAAATCAAGAATGGAACTCGCTCAAGAGGTAGATCGACTAGAGTTTGCCATCAAGGAGATTTCTGATATTGATCCGCAGCCTGGGGAAGACGCTGCGATCCAATCCCTCATTCGTAGATTGCAAGACGTAGATGAGCTTAGAGAACAAGCCGCTACGGCATTGGGGGCTATCGACGGAGCGGAGGCTCTCAGCGAGTTCGGTGGGTATGAGGGCAGTGACGCCGTTGCCGCCTCTGATTTAGTGGGACAAGCTTTTTCTGCAGTGCAAAATAGCTCAGATCCAGTATTAAGAGGGATCGCTGAGCAACTAGACCAAGTCACTACAATCCTTGCGGAGCTGTCGGGAGAATTGGGAAAATACTTGAGCGAGCTGCCTATGGATGCAGACCAATTAGAGCAATCTCTTCAGCGTCAACAAGCATTGAAGGCCTTGACCCGTAAATATGCTCCGGACATTGAAGGCGTGCTGCGGTGGCGCATGAAAGCTGAAGAAAAACTGGAGTCTATTGATGTATCTCCGGAAGCGCTGGAAGAACTTAAACGTTCAGTTTCTCGCGCTGCTAAGAAGCTAGATGCTGCTAATAAAAAGTTATCTCAAGCTAGATCTAAAGCAGCTAAAAAACTGAGTCTTAAAGTCACAGAAGAAATACAAGGGCTATCCATGCCTAAGGCTATTTTCTCGGTTGATATTCAACATACTGGCCTTAGTATGTACGGTACCGACTCGATTGAATTTCGGCTAGCTCCGAATTCTCAAACGGATCCACGACCACTTGCGTCTTCTGCATCTGGCGGAGAATTGTCCCGCGTGATGTTGGCGCTGGAGGTGATTCTTTCTGCGGGTGCTCGAGGAACAACGCTTGTTTTTGATGAGGTTGATGCGGGAGTGGGGGGCCGTGCCGCAGTAGAGATTGGCCGTAGGTTAGCAAAGCTTGCTCAATGGAACCAGGTTATTGTTGTAACGCATCTGGCTCAAGTAGCTGCATACGCTGATACGCACCTGCATGTAGCTAAAAATGTAGGTGATGTTTCTGTTGCTTCGGGAGTTGAAAATCTTAGCGATGATCGGCGTGTTGAAGAACTTTCCCGTATGCTCGCCGGCCTTGAAAACACAGAAAGCGGCCGGGCTCATGCGGCGGAATTATTAAATAAAGCTAGGTCAGAGATCCTGGAGTGGAGAGCTGAAAAGGGATAA
- a CDS encoding NAD kinase gives MNVLNSSDKRLILLVPHTGRDSNVATAALAAELLHDAEIAVRILVPEADTTVASHPVLSQFERVTHSLEATSGVELILVLGGDGTFLRAADLAHAADLPVLGINLGHVGFLAEWEKDSLDEAVHRVMRGDYRVEERMTLDIEVRDQEGKLLERGWALNEVSIENTNRRGVLDATLEVDERPVSSFGCDGVIISTPTGSTAYAFSAGGPVLWPELDAIVVVPNNAHALFTKPLVVSPHSLVAVESKPHSFPAMAVMDGFRSIAVPPGARTEARKGQRSVKWVRLDNLPFADRLVSKLRLPVEGWRGPSNVRLLEKNCPDS, from the coding sequence ATGAACGTGTTGAATAGTTCTGATAAACGGCTTATTTTGCTCGTCCCTCATACCGGCCGCGATTCTAACGTGGCCACTGCAGCTCTTGCCGCTGAACTCCTTCACGATGCTGAGATCGCGGTTCGTATTTTGGTGCCTGAGGCGGACACTACGGTAGCTAGCCATCCAGTGTTGAGCCAATTCGAAAGGGTGACGCATTCCTTAGAGGCGACAAGCGGCGTAGAACTTATTTTGGTTTTAGGCGGAGATGGGACATTCTTACGGGCGGCCGATCTCGCGCACGCGGCCGACCTTCCAGTTCTCGGAATCAATCTTGGACACGTAGGTTTTTTGGCTGAATGGGAGAAGGACTCTCTTGATGAGGCCGTACATCGTGTTATGCGAGGAGACTACCGCGTTGAAGAACGAATGACATTGGATATTGAAGTACGCGATCAAGAAGGAAAACTTTTAGAGAGAGGATGGGCACTGAATGAGGTAAGCATTGAGAACACCAACAGGCGCGGCGTGCTCGATGCAACGCTAGAAGTGGATGAGCGTCCCGTAAGCTCTTTTGGCTGCGACGGTGTGATCATATCCACTCCAACAGGTTCTACTGCTTATGCTTTTTCTGCTGGTGGTCCTGTTTTATGGCCTGAACTTGATGCAATCGTAGTGGTACCCAATAATGCGCATGCGCTCTTTACTAAGCCCTTGGTTGTTAGCCCACACTCTTTGGTTGCCGTGGAATCTAAGCCCCATTCTTTCCCCGCGATGGCAGTAATGGACGGATTTCGTTCAATCGCAGTACCACCGGGCGCACGAACTGAGGCCCGCAAAGGGCAGCGCTCTGTTAAATGGGTGAGACTAGATAACCTGCCTTTCGCAGACCGGTTGGTGTCTAAGCTTCGACTTCCTGTTGAGGGGTGGCGCGGTCCATCAAATGTTCGATTACTGGAAAAAAATTGCCCTGATTCCTAA
- a CDS encoding TlyA family RNA methyltransferase: MASRKRLDAELVHRKIARSREHAVEMIRSGQVYVQGILATKPATQVEPEVSIRVEQSAIDDWASRGAHKLLGALDAFQPKGLTVENKKALDAGASTGGFTDVLLRRKASQVVAVDVGYGQLIWRLQNDDRVLVLDRTNIRNLDIEAIQGPCDLMVGDLSFISLKLTLPAIVACLADGADLLPMVKPQFEVGKQRLGSGGVVRDPQLREDVTVEVAEFAQSLGLSLLDAVASPLPGPSGNVEFFLWLKKDGGKTAADSDTLRSMIHKAVMEGPQ, encoded by the coding sequence GTGGCTTCTCGAAAACGCCTTGATGCTGAGCTGGTGCATCGTAAAATTGCGCGTTCGCGTGAGCATGCTGTGGAGATGATCCGTAGCGGACAAGTGTATGTCCAGGGGATCTTGGCCACTAAGCCAGCGACGCAAGTGGAACCAGAAGTCTCGATACGGGTTGAGCAATCAGCTATCGACGATTGGGCGTCCCGTGGAGCACATAAGCTGCTCGGAGCTCTTGATGCTTTTCAACCCAAAGGCTTGACTGTTGAAAACAAGAAAGCTTTGGATGCAGGGGCATCAACGGGCGGTTTCACCGATGTGCTTTTGCGTCGTAAAGCCTCTCAAGTTGTAGCCGTAGACGTTGGATACGGTCAGCTCATATGGCGTTTGCAAAATGATGATCGAGTGCTTGTTTTAGACCGGACGAATATACGAAACTTAGACATAGAAGCCATCCAAGGCCCATGTGATTTGATGGTCGGAGATCTTTCTTTTATCTCTTTGAAGCTCACATTGCCGGCTATCGTGGCTTGTCTTGCCGATGGCGCAGATTTACTTCCCATGGTCAAACCTCAGTTTGAGGTAGGTAAGCAACGCCTTGGAAGCGGTGGTGTGGTGCGTGATCCACAGCTGCGAGAAGACGTAACGGTGGAGGTCGCTGAGTTTGCACAAAGTCTGGGGCTGAGCTTGTTAGATGCGGTGGCATCTCCGTTGCCAGGTCCTTCCGGGAACGTCGAATTTTTCTTATGGCTAAAAAAAGACGGCGGTAAAACGGCTGCGGATTCAGATACGCTGCGTTCAATGATCCATAAGGCTGTTATGGAAGGACCGCAATGA
- a CDS encoding HAD-IIA family hydrolase, which produces MSLLQHHDALFFDLDGTVWEGGRALPMAVEAFEKNTLPVAFITNNASRGPSAVAEMLSLIGIEADPEDVVTSAQAAIDLAAEHLQPGDIVYVLGTDSFKELARNAGYTVALSAEEKPRAVFHGHNPKTGWAELSEAAMSIRNGARYFVSNLDSTLPTERGLCVGNGSMVAAIAHATGARPVSAGKPEAAMFNTAAQRLGVSKPLAIGDRLNTDIAGGVAADIATLHVMTGVSKHWDLLRAIASERPTYLGLDLSDLFEEPQKLVPGEQGDFRAVWRGNDIELSGGASTSTHMEALRTVAAIAWEHDAWNGELLTRGEHAGRVLLEWE; this is translated from the coding sequence ATGTCTTTACTCCAGCATCATGATGCTCTGTTCTTTGACCTTGACGGAACCGTCTGGGAAGGAGGCAGGGCATTGCCTATGGCGGTAGAGGCGTTTGAAAAAAATACGCTGCCTGTAGCATTTATCACCAACAACGCGTCTCGTGGCCCTAGCGCTGTGGCCGAGATGCTTAGTCTAATCGGTATTGAGGCTGATCCCGAGGACGTGGTAACTTCAGCCCAAGCAGCAATCGACCTTGCCGCAGAGCACCTGCAGCCTGGCGATATCGTGTACGTGCTTGGAACCGATTCTTTTAAAGAACTAGCACGGAACGCTGGTTATACAGTGGCATTGTCTGCTGAAGAAAAACCACGTGCTGTATTCCATGGCCATAATCCTAAAACCGGGTGGGCAGAACTTTCTGAAGCCGCCATGTCTATCAGGAATGGCGCTCGCTACTTTGTATCGAATTTAGACTCGACCCTACCAACTGAACGCGGGTTGTGCGTGGGAAACGGATCAATGGTTGCAGCTATTGCTCATGCAACGGGAGCACGCCCTGTTTCTGCTGGTAAACCGGAAGCTGCGATGTTTAACACAGCAGCTCAGCGCTTGGGGGTCTCTAAGCCGTTAGCTATTGGGGATCGTTTAAATACTGACATTGCGGGAGGCGTAGCTGCAGATATAGCGACCCTTCATGTAATGACCGGCGTATCTAAGCATTGGGATCTGCTACGTGCCATTGCTAGTGAACGACCAACATACCTAGGCTTAGACTTATCTGATCTGTTTGAAGAGCCTCAAAAACTTGTACCTGGGGAACAAGGAGATTTTCGGGCAGTTTGGCGCGGTAACGATATTGAGTTAAGCGGTGGGGCATCGACTTCAACTCACATGGAGGCGTTACGTACGGTAGCTGCTATAGCTTGGGAACATGATGCTTGGAATGGAGAGCTACTTACCCGTGGTGAGCATGCTGGGCGTGTGCTTTTAGAATGGGAGTGA